The following are from one region of the Streptomyces fradiae genome:
- a CDS encoding glutamate decarboxylase, with amino-acid sequence MPLHKGPDDRPSDAAPVRRLSLNPFYGAADPVGGMTEAPPRHKLPDGPLAPMSAYQLVHDELMLDGNSRLNLATFVTTWMEPQAAVLMGECRDKNMIDKDEYPRTAELERRCVAMLADLWNAPDPSAAVGCSTTGSSEACMLAGMALKRRWAKKNADRYPAARPNLVMGVNVQVCWEKFCNFWEVEARLVPMQGDRFHLDAATAAELCDENTIGVVAVLGSTFDGSYEPVAEICAALDDLQERTGIDVPVHVDGASGAMVAPFLDEDLVWDFRLPRVSSINTSGHKYGLVYPGVGWALWRSPAELPEELVFRVNYLGGDMPTFALNFSRPGAQVVAQYYTFLRLGRAGYRAVQQTSRDVATDLAQRIEALGDFRLLTRGDQLPVFAFTTAPDVTSFDVFDVSRRLREAGWLVPAYTFPAEREDLSVLRIVCRNGFSTDLANLLVEDLERLLPELRRQPHPFTDDKQAATSFHH; translated from the coding sequence GTGCCGCTGCACAAGGGACCCGACGACCGCCCGTCCGACGCCGCACCCGTACGCCGCCTCTCCCTCAACCCGTTCTACGGCGCCGCCGACCCGGTCGGCGGCATGACCGAGGCGCCACCGCGGCACAAGCTGCCGGACGGGCCGCTGGCGCCGATGAGCGCCTACCAGCTGGTCCACGACGAGCTGATGCTCGACGGCAACTCCCGGCTCAACCTCGCCACCTTCGTCACCACCTGGATGGAACCCCAGGCGGCGGTGCTCATGGGCGAGTGCCGCGACAAGAACATGATCGACAAGGACGAGTACCCGCGCACCGCCGAACTGGAGCGCCGCTGCGTCGCCATGCTCGCCGACCTGTGGAACGCCCCCGACCCCTCCGCCGCCGTCGGCTGCTCCACCACCGGCTCCAGCGAGGCCTGCATGCTGGCCGGCATGGCGCTCAAGCGCCGCTGGGCGAAGAAGAACGCCGACCGCTACCCCGCCGCCCGGCCCAATCTGGTGATGGGCGTCAACGTGCAGGTCTGCTGGGAGAAGTTCTGCAACTTCTGGGAGGTCGAGGCCCGCCTGGTGCCCATGCAGGGCGACCGCTTCCACCTGGACGCGGCCACCGCCGCCGAGCTCTGCGACGAGAACACCATCGGCGTGGTCGCCGTCCTCGGCTCCACCTTCGACGGCTCCTACGAGCCGGTCGCCGAGATCTGTGCCGCGCTCGACGACCTCCAGGAGCGCACCGGGATCGACGTGCCGGTGCACGTGGACGGCGCCTCCGGCGCCATGGTCGCGCCCTTCCTCGACGAGGACCTGGTGTGGGACTTCCGGCTCCCCCGGGTCTCCTCCATCAACACCTCGGGCCACAAGTACGGCCTGGTCTACCCGGGCGTCGGCTGGGCGCTGTGGCGCTCCCCCGCCGAACTCCCCGAGGAGCTGGTCTTCCGGGTCAACTACCTGGGCGGCGACATGCCGACCTTCGCCCTCAACTTCTCCCGCCCGGGCGCCCAGGTGGTCGCGCAGTACTACACCTTCCTGCGGCTCGGCCGGGCCGGCTACCGGGCCGTCCAGCAGACCAGCCGGGACGTGGCCACCGACCTCGCCCAACGCATCGAGGCCCTGGGCGACTTCCGCCTCCTCACCCGCGGCGACCAGCTGCCCGTCTTCGCCTTCACCACCGCGCCGGACGTCACGTCCTTCGACGTCTTCGACGTCTCGCGGCGGCTGCGCGAAGCCGGCTGGCTGGTGCCCGCCTACACCTTCCCGGCCGAACGCGAGGACCTGTCGGTGCTGCGGATCGTCTGCCGCAACGGCTTCTCGACGGACCTCGCGAACCTGCTCGTCGAGGACCTGGAGCGGCTGCTGCCCGAACTGCGCCGCCAGCCGCACCCGTTCACCGACGACAAGCAGGCCGCGACCTCCTTCCACCACTGA
- a CDS encoding ATP-binding cassette domain-containing protein — MSVSVGGDAILMEGVRKRFGDDKQALDGLDLTVARGTVHGLLGPNGAGKTTTVRVLATLLRHDEGLVRVAGHDVRRAAAEVRRRIGLLGQHAALDEELSGRQNLEMFGRLYHLGGRGAAARADALLERFGLVDTGRRPVRQYSGGMRRRLDLAASLITEPEVLFLDEPTTGLDPRGRGEVWESVRSLVGGGTTVLLTTQYLEEADQLADRISVVDSGRVVADGTPDELKARVGRDRIDVVVRDGARLDEALKALPFAPAGADVDRDRRRISAPVEDRMASLALTVRALEEAGIEAEDIALRRPTLDEVFLHLTGGRSADERTEVAA; from the coding sequence ATGTCGGTGTCAGTGGGTGGCGACGCGATCCTCATGGAAGGCGTGCGGAAGCGGTTCGGAGACGACAAGCAGGCGCTCGACGGCCTCGACCTGACCGTCGCGCGCGGCACGGTGCACGGGCTGCTCGGGCCGAACGGCGCCGGGAAGACCACGACGGTACGGGTGCTCGCCACCCTGCTCCGGCACGACGAGGGCCTGGTGCGGGTGGCCGGCCACGACGTGCGACGCGCGGCCGCCGAGGTGCGGCGGCGGATCGGGCTGCTCGGCCAGCACGCGGCGCTCGACGAGGAGCTGTCCGGCCGGCAGAACCTGGAGATGTTCGGGCGCCTCTACCACCTGGGCGGGCGCGGCGCGGCGGCCCGCGCGGACGCGCTCCTGGAGCGGTTCGGGCTCGTGGACACCGGCCGCAGGCCCGTACGGCAGTACAGCGGCGGCATGCGGCGTCGGCTCGACCTGGCCGCCTCGCTCATCACGGAGCCGGAGGTGCTGTTCCTCGACGAGCCGACCACCGGCCTCGACCCGCGCGGGCGCGGCGAGGTGTGGGAGTCCGTGCGCTCCCTGGTCGGCGGTGGCACGACGGTGCTGCTCACCACGCAGTACCTGGAGGAGGCCGACCAGCTCGCCGACCGGATCTCGGTCGTCGACAGCGGCCGGGTGGTCGCGGACGGCACGCCCGACGAGCTGAAGGCCCGGGTCGGCCGGGACCGGATCGACGTGGTCGTACGGGACGGGGCACGGCTCGACGAGGCGCTGAAGGCGCTGCCGTTCGCGCCCGCCGGGGCGGACGTGGACCGCGACCGGCGGCGGATCAGCGCGCCCGTCGAGGACCGGATGGCCTCGCTCGCCCTGACCGTACGGGCCCTGGAGGAGGCGGGCATCGAGGCGGAGGACATCGCGCTGCGCCGCCCGACCCTGGACGAGGTGTTCCTGCACCTGACCGGCGGACGGTCGGCGGACGAGAGGACGGAGGTGGCCGCATGA
- a CDS encoding ion channel protein: MVTQAPTPPPAGPEIVRKVLLPLSVPALVVGIGSALLYLGISKLADRLQDLVWDTLPDALGIGSYSSLWIIVMLTASGIAVGLVVWKVYGHAGADPAEVGLGGAPIKPGVVPGLLLASTLTLAGGVSLGPENPTIVSAIALTFWLGRMVLPALPGALWVSLATAATFGALFGTPVAAALVISEALASKAAPGLAGGGLWDKLFAPLVAAGAGAMTTQLVDHPSFDMGLPPLTNPGYEDLLAALVIATLAALFGLLACYAFPYAHRAFHRLKHPMLMLPLGGLILGLLGALGGRLTLFKGLTETKELVQSLGTYGSGELAKMAVVKLVALLVAASCGFIGGRVFPIVFIGAAFGLCAQALVTEIHPAVAVSAAVLGMVLATTHQGWVSLFIAAVIAASPAMIPLLVLASLPAWLVVTGRPELELDEHGDSLH; the protein is encoded by the coding sequence GTGGTCACCCAAGCACCCACCCCGCCGCCCGCCGGTCCGGAGATCGTCCGGAAGGTCCTGCTGCCGCTGTCCGTGCCCGCGCTGGTGGTCGGGATCGGCTCGGCGCTGCTGTATCTGGGGATCAGCAAGCTCGCCGACAGGCTCCAGGACCTGGTCTGGGACACCCTTCCGGACGCACTCGGCATCGGCTCGTACTCCTCGCTGTGGATCATCGTGATGCTGACCGCGAGCGGCATCGCGGTCGGCCTCGTCGTCTGGAAGGTGTACGGGCACGCCGGCGCCGACCCGGCCGAGGTCGGGCTCGGCGGGGCGCCGATCAAGCCCGGGGTGGTGCCCGGTCTGCTGCTCGCCAGCACGCTCACGCTTGCCGGCGGCGTCAGCCTCGGCCCGGAGAACCCGACGATCGTCTCCGCCATCGCGCTGACCTTCTGGCTCGGCCGGATGGTCCTGCCGGCGCTGCCGGGCGCGCTGTGGGTGTCGCTCGCCACCGCCGCCACGTTCGGCGCGCTCTTCGGCACCCCGGTGGCGGCCGCGCTCGTGATCTCGGAGGCCCTGGCGTCGAAGGCGGCGCCCGGGCTCGCCGGGGGCGGGCTGTGGGACAAGCTGTTCGCCCCGCTGGTGGCGGCCGGCGCCGGGGCGATGACCACCCAGCTGGTCGACCACCCCAGCTTCGACATGGGCCTGCCGCCGCTCACGAACCCCGGCTACGAAGACCTCCTCGCCGCCCTGGTCATCGCCACCCTCGCCGCGCTCTTCGGACTGCTCGCCTGCTACGCCTTCCCGTACGCCCACCGGGCCTTCCACCGGCTGAAGCACCCCATGCTGATGCTGCCGCTGGGCGGGCTGATCCTGGGTCTGCTCGGTGCCCTCGGCGGGCGGCTGACGCTGTTCAAGGGGCTCACGGAGACCAAGGAACTCGTCCAGTCCCTCGGGACCTACGGTTCGGGCGAGCTCGCCAAGATGGCCGTGGTGAAGCTGGTCGCCCTGCTCGTGGCCGCGTCCTGCGGCTTCATCGGCGGCCGGGTGTTCCCGATCGTGTTCATCGGCGCCGCGTTCGGCCTGTGCGCGCAGGCGCTCGTGACGGAGATCCATCCGGCGGTCGCCGTCTCGGCCGCCGTCCTCGGCATGGTGCTCGCGACCACCCACCAGGGGTGGGTGAGCCTCTTCATCGCCGCCGTCATCGCCGCCTCGCCGGCGATGATCCCGCTCCTCGTCCTCGCCTCCCTGCCCGCCTGGCTGGTCGTCACCGGCCGCCCCGAGCTCGAACTCGACGAGCACGGCGACTCACTGCACTGA
- a CDS encoding YbjQ family protein produces MGIDEYGGGQTAQSDVLVVTTNDVPGHQVQQVIGEVFGLTVRSRHIGSQIGAGLKSLVGGELRGLTKTLVETRNQAMERLVEQARARGANAVLMFRFDVTEAADVGTEVCAYGTAVVIAPIP; encoded by the coding sequence ATGGGCATCGACGAGTACGGCGGCGGCCAGACCGCCCAGTCGGACGTGCTGGTGGTGACGACGAACGACGTCCCCGGCCACCAGGTCCAGCAGGTGATCGGCGAGGTCTTCGGGCTGACCGTCCGCTCGCGGCACATCGGCAGCCAGATCGGCGCGGGCCTGAAGTCGCTGGTCGGCGGGGAGCTGCGGGGGCTGACGAAGACCCTCGTGGAGACCCGCAACCAGGCCATGGAACGGCTGGTGGAGCAGGCGCGGGCACGCGGCGCGAACGCGGTCCTGATGTTCCGCTTCGACGTGACGGAGGCCGCCGACGTCGGCACGGAGGTGTGCGCGTACGGCACCGCCGTGGTGATCGCGCCGATCCCCTGA
- a CDS encoding DinB family protein, with the protein MVALVPAEAYGDERGAFLNFIEAQRAAIVRASFGLTEEQAASRPSASELSLSGLIKHTAEVELNWLRLAQRRPNEKQRTQETWGEAFRLVDGEAIPEIVAFWRGVAKETEEFVRTVPSLDEEFPLPPAPWFPKDGRVSVRWMLLHLIQEIGRHAGHADIIRESLDGKGSFELIELESKV; encoded by the coding sequence ATGGTTGCTCTTGTCCCCGCGGAGGCGTACGGCGACGAGCGCGGCGCGTTCCTCAACTTCATCGAGGCCCAGCGCGCCGCGATCGTCCGGGCGTCGTTCGGCCTCACCGAGGAGCAGGCGGCGAGCCGCCCCAGCGCGAGCGAGCTCAGCCTCTCCGGCCTGATCAAACACACGGCGGAAGTCGAGCTGAACTGGCTGCGGCTCGCACAGCGGCGCCCGAACGAGAAGCAGCGCACCCAGGAGACCTGGGGTGAGGCCTTCCGGCTCGTCGACGGGGAGGCGATCCCGGAGATCGTCGCCTTCTGGCGGGGCGTGGCGAAGGAGACCGAGGAGTTCGTCCGGACCGTGCCCAGCCTGGACGAGGAGTTCCCGCTGCCGCCCGCGCCGTGGTTCCCGAAGGACGGCCGGGTCTCGGTCCGCTGGATGCTGCTCCACCTGATCCAGGAGATCGGCCGGCACGCCGGCCACGCGGACATCATCCGCGAGTCGCTCGACGGCAAGGGCTCCTTCGAGCTGATCGAGCTGGAGAGCAAGGTGTAG
- a CDS encoding PadR family transcriptional regulator: MSAIRLLVLGAVKQHGRAHGYQVRNDLEYWGAHEWSNAKPGSIYHALKQMAKQGLLVADEIAPSTAGGPPRVEYEITDAGREEFLRLLREALSTYDQQMDVLSAAVGFIVDLPRAEAVELLRARVRGLDEWRAAVTDYYTPEGGPGQLGHIGEIMHLWVHSADSGREWTLGLIERIEGGAYVFAGEGEPFVGVLAEGQENPFA; encoded by the coding sequence ATGTCGGCGATCCGCCTTCTCGTTCTGGGCGCGGTCAAGCAGCACGGCCGCGCCCACGGCTATCAGGTGCGCAACGACCTGGAGTACTGGGGCGCGCACGAGTGGTCCAACGCCAAGCCCGGCTCGATCTACCACGCGCTGAAGCAGATGGCGAAGCAGGGACTGCTCGTCGCCGACGAGATCGCGCCGAGCACGGCCGGCGGGCCGCCGAGGGTCGAGTACGAGATCACGGACGCGGGCCGCGAGGAGTTCCTGCGGCTCCTCCGCGAGGCGCTGTCCACGTACGACCAGCAGATGGACGTCCTGTCGGCGGCGGTCGGCTTCATCGTGGACCTGCCGCGCGCGGAGGCGGTCGAGCTGCTGCGGGCCAGGGTGCGCGGCCTGGACGAGTGGCGGGCCGCGGTGACGGACTACTACACGCCGGAGGGCGGACCGGGCCAGCTCGGGCACATCGGGGAGATCATGCACCTCTGGGTGCACTCGGCCGACTCGGGCCGGGAGTGGACCCTCGGTCTGATCGAGCGGATCGAGGGCGGGGCGTACGTGTTCGCGGGCGAGGGTGAGCCGTTCGTGGGCGTGCTCGCGGAGGGCCAGGAGAACCCCTTCGCGTAA
- a CDS encoding helix-turn-helix domain-containing protein, producing MTAGESSGASGSVVRRILLGSQLRRLRESRGITREAAGYSIRASESKISRMELGRVSFKARDVEDLLTLYGVCDDAERGSLLGLAREANVAGWWHSFGDVLPGWFQTYIGLEGAASLIRIYEVQFVHGLLQTEEYAHAVVSRGMPGAPCAEIDRRVALRLERQKVLVSENAPHLHAVLDEAALRRPYGDRSVMQGQLRHLIEISEHPNVTLQVMPFSYGGHAGESGAFTMLSFPESDLSDVVYLEQLTSALYLDKREEVGQYGRVMERLQKDSPDPAESRDLLRGLLQLG from the coding sequence GTGACGGCAGGCGAATCGAGCGGGGCGAGCGGAAGTGTGGTGCGCCGCATACTGCTTGGCTCCCAGTTGAGGCGACTGCGCGAATCGCGTGGCATCACCCGGGAAGCCGCCGGTTACTCGATCCGGGCGTCCGAATCCAAGATCAGCCGTATGGAGTTGGGAAGGGTGAGCTTCAAGGCCAGGGACGTCGAGGATCTGCTCACGCTCTACGGGGTGTGCGACGACGCCGAGCGCGGCTCGCTGCTCGGCCTGGCCCGCGAGGCCAACGTGGCCGGCTGGTGGCACAGCTTCGGCGACGTGCTGCCCGGCTGGTTCCAGACGTACATCGGGCTCGAAGGCGCCGCCTCCCTCATCCGTATCTATGAAGTGCAGTTCGTCCACGGCCTGTTGCAGACCGAGGAGTACGCCCACGCCGTCGTCTCCCGCGGCATGCCGGGCGCCCCGTGCGCCGAGATCGACCGCCGGGTCGCGCTCCGCCTGGAGCGCCAGAAGGTGCTCGTCTCCGAGAACGCCCCGCATCTGCACGCCGTCCTCGACGAGGCCGCGCTGCGCCGCCCGTACGGCGACCGGTCCGTGATGCAGGGCCAGTTGAGGCATCTCATCGAGATCTCCGAACACCCGAACGTGACGCTCCAGGTGATGCCCTTCAGCTACGGCGGCCACGCGGGCGAGAGCGGCGCCTTCACCATGCTCAGCTTCCCCGAGTCCGACCTGTCCGACGTCGTCTACCTGGAACAGCTGACCAGCGCCCTCTACCTCGACAAACGCGAGGAGGTCGGGCAGTACGGCCGGGTCATGGAGCGGCTCCAGAAGGACAGCCCCGATCCCGCCGAAAGCCGTGATCTTCTCCGAGGACTCCTTCAACTCGGCTGA
- a CDS encoding aldehyde dehydrogenase family protein — MASAQSSDHSDYFTELAHQYIDGEWKPGSGSWDIIDFNPFTGEKLAAITVATAAEVDNAYRAAERAQAEWAETNPYTRRLVFERALRIVEEREEEIAEAIVAELGGTRLKAGFELHLAKEFLREAIQVALRPEGSILPSPVDGKENRVYRLPVGVIGVISPFNFPFLLSIKSVAPALALGNAVVLKPHQNTPICGGTLVAKVLEEAGLPAGLLNVVVTDIAEIGDALLTHPVPKVISFTGSDRTGQHVATVCAQHFKHAVLELGGNSALIVLDDADVDYAVDAAVFSRFVHQGQVCMAANRILVDRTLEAEFTEKFVAKVKTLRVGDPADPATHIGPLINAQQAEAVASVVEQTVAGGATALLRGTVDGSLVSPTVLTGIAADAPVLSQEIFGPVALVIPFDGEDEAVRIANDTPYGLSGAVHTGNVERGVRVAKRIHTGMIHINDGTVHDEPIVPFGGEKQSGIGRLNGEAMVEAFTTRKWISIQHGRSRFPF; from the coding sequence ATGGCGTCTGCTCAGTCCTCGGACCACTCGGACTACTTCACCGAACTGGCGCACCAGTACATCGACGGCGAGTGGAAGCCCGGCAGCGGATCCTGGGACATCATCGACTTCAATCCGTTCACCGGGGAGAAGCTCGCCGCGATCACCGTCGCGACCGCCGCCGAGGTCGACAACGCCTACCGCGCCGCCGAGCGCGCCCAGGCCGAGTGGGCCGAGACCAACCCGTACACCCGCCGGCTCGTCTTCGAGCGGGCGCTGCGGATCGTCGAGGAGCGCGAGGAGGAGATCGCCGAGGCGATCGTCGCCGAGCTCGGCGGCACCCGCCTCAAGGCGGGCTTCGAGCTGCACCTGGCCAAGGAGTTCCTGCGCGAGGCGATCCAGGTCGCGCTCCGCCCCGAGGGCAGCATCCTGCCCTCGCCGGTGGACGGCAAGGAGAACCGCGTCTACCGCCTCCCGGTCGGCGTCATCGGCGTCATCTCGCCCTTCAACTTCCCCTTCCTCCTCTCCATCAAGTCCGTCGCGCCCGCCCTCGCGCTCGGCAACGCGGTGGTCCTCAAGCCGCACCAGAACACCCCGATCTGCGGCGGCACCCTGGTCGCCAAGGTCCTGGAGGAGGCGGGCCTGCCGGCCGGTCTGCTCAACGTGGTCGTCACCGACATCGCCGAGATCGGCGACGCGCTGCTCACCCACCCGGTGCCGAAGGTCATCTCCTTCACCGGCTCCGACCGCACCGGGCAGCACGTGGCCACCGTCTGCGCCCAGCACTTCAAGCACGCGGTGCTCGAACTCGGCGGCAACAGCGCCCTGATCGTCCTCGACGACGCCGACGTCGACTACGCGGTCGACGCGGCCGTCTTCAGCCGCTTCGTGCACCAGGGCCAGGTCTGCATGGCCGCCAACCGCATCCTGGTGGACCGCACCCTGGAGGCGGAGTTCACCGAGAAGTTCGTCGCCAAGGTGAAGACCCTGCGGGTCGGCGACCCGGCCGACCCGGCCACCCACATCGGCCCGCTCATCAACGCCCAGCAGGCGGAGGCGGTGGCCTCGGTCGTCGAGCAGACCGTGGCGGGCGGCGCGACCGCGCTGCTGCGCGGCACGGTCGACGGCAGCCTGGTCTCCCCGACCGTCCTCACCGGCATCGCCGCCGACGCGCCGGTCCTCAGCCAGGAGATCTTCGGCCCGGTGGCCCTGGTCATCCCGTTCGACGGCGAGGACGAGGCCGTACGGATCGCCAACGACACCCCGTACGGCCTGAGCGGCGCCGTGCACACCGGAAACGTCGAGCGCGGCGTCCGGGTCGCCAAGCGCATCCACACCGGCATGATCCACATCAACGACGGCACCGTGCACGACGAGCCGATCGTCCCCTTCGGCGGCGAGAAGCAGTCGGGCATCGGCCGGCTCAACGGCGAGGCGATGGTCGAGGCCTTCACCACCCGGAAGTGGATCTCGATCCAGCACGGGCGCAGCCGGTTCCCGTTCTAG
- a CDS encoding DUF397 domain-containing protein yields MAATELRGVVWQKSRHSNSQGSCVEFAKLPGGDVAVRNSRHPDGPALVYTPAEIEALLAGVKDGEFDHLV; encoded by the coding sequence ATGGCGGCCACGGAGCTTCGTGGTGTCGTGTGGCAGAAGAGCCGGCACAGCAACTCCCAGGGATCCTGCGTGGAGTTCGCCAAGCTGCCCGGCGGCGATGTCGCGGTGCGCAATTCCCGGCACCCCGACGGACCCGCGCTCGTCTACACGCCCGCCGAGATCGAGGCACTGCTCGCGGGCGTCAAGGACGGGGAGTTCGACCACCTGGTGTAG
- a CDS encoding ABC transporter permease: MSAAYAVSDCLTMTRRELAHWARQPVQVVVGLVFPVMMLLMFGYLVGGGRAVDGDYVDFLVPGMLTLTMVFGLEGTMTAVTQDLDKGVIDRFRAMPMTDGAVLVGRAAADMLQSTVGLLLMIGVGYAIGWRAEGGFGAFLGAVGLLLLLRFAMLWIGIFLALVAGRAELVQAVQILVWPVGFLSNAFAAPESMPGWLGAFVEWNPMSATATAVRELFANPGGEPGWVGAAVLWPVLLVVVFFPLAVRRFGRLGR, translated from the coding sequence ATGAGCGCGGCGTACGCGGTGAGCGACTGCCTGACCATGACCCGGCGGGAGCTGGCGCACTGGGCGCGGCAGCCGGTGCAGGTCGTGGTCGGCCTGGTCTTCCCGGTGATGATGCTGCTGATGTTCGGCTATCTGGTCGGCGGCGGCCGGGCGGTCGACGGCGACTACGTCGACTTCCTGGTGCCCGGCATGCTCACCCTGACCATGGTGTTCGGGCTCGAAGGCACGATGACGGCGGTCACCCAGGACCTCGACAAGGGCGTGATCGACCGCTTCCGCGCCATGCCGATGACCGACGGCGCGGTCCTCGTCGGCCGGGCGGCCGCCGACATGCTCCAGTCGACCGTGGGCCTGCTGCTGATGATCGGCGTCGGCTACGCGATCGGCTGGCGGGCGGAGGGCGGCTTCGGCGCCTTCCTGGGCGCCGTGGGGCTGCTGCTCCTGCTGCGCTTCGCGATGCTCTGGATCGGGATCTTCCTGGCCCTGGTCGCGGGCCGGGCCGAACTGGTGCAGGCCGTCCAGATCCTGGTCTGGCCGGTCGGCTTCCTCTCCAACGCCTTTGCCGCGCCGGAGTCGATGCCGGGCTGGCTGGGCGCCTTCGTGGAGTGGAACCCGATGTCGGCGACCGCGACGGCGGTCCGCGAACTGTTCGCCAACCCGGGCGGCGAGCCGGGCTGGGTGGGCGCCGCGGTGCTGTGGCCGGTGCTGCTCGTCGTGGTCTTCTTCCCGCTGGCGGTACGGAGGTTCGGCCGCCTGGGCAGGTAG
- a CDS encoding ATP-binding protein, with translation MGPNGSTMLEPLRQGLPPIDPATVSNSASCALPPRYEAVRGARKFTSQTLHNWDLTDRFDDVALVVSELVTNALRHAVPAGTDPAMTSAAEEGLNPPVRLHLMRWASRLVCAVRDPSRESPEARSSEEDFAAESGRGLFLVESFADGWGWHPLAGTLQGKVVWALFRLGPE, from the coding sequence ATGGGACCGAATGGATCGACCATGCTCGAGCCGTTACGGCAGGGGCTTCCGCCGATCGATCCCGCGACCGTGTCGAACTCGGCCTCCTGCGCCCTTCCGCCCCGCTACGAAGCGGTGCGCGGCGCCCGGAAGTTCACCAGCCAGACGCTCCACAACTGGGATCTCACCGACCGTTTCGACGACGTCGCCCTCGTCGTCTCCGAGCTCGTCACCAACGCGCTGCGCCACGCCGTGCCGGCGGGGACCGATCCGGCCATGACCTCGGCCGCCGAGGAAGGCCTGAATCCGCCCGTCCGCCTGCACCTGATGCGCTGGGCCTCGCGCCTGGTGTGCGCCGTGCGCGACCCCAGCCGGGAGAGCCCGGAGGCCCGGAGCAGCGAGGAGGACTTCGCCGCCGAGTCGGGCCGCGGGCTTTTCCTGGTGGAGTCGTTCGCCGACGGCTGGGGCTGGCACCCGCTGGCCGGCACGCTGCAGGGCAAGGTGGTGTGGGCGCTGTTCCGGCTGGGTCCGGAGTGA
- a CDS encoding SigE family RNA polymerase sigma factor, with amino-acid sequence MSHESSYEPSPEPRDLPGQDDAGFTAFAVAAWPRLVRTAQLLTGDFHEAEDLVQTTLAKVYGRWRRVPREEMDLYVRRALVNNNLSRLRRKRVVHLLTPVLPEPLRHAVAGHAEAVEQRTALLAALADLPPRQRAVMVLRYWEDLSEPEIAAVLHCSIGTVKTHARRGLAALRSHPGLALPSTGAPR; translated from the coding sequence GTGTCGCACGAGTCGTCGTACGAGCCGTCGCCCGAACCACGGGACTTACCGGGCCAGGACGACGCCGGCTTCACCGCGTTCGCGGTCGCCGCGTGGCCCCGCCTGGTGCGCACCGCGCAGCTGCTCACCGGCGACTTCCACGAGGCCGAGGACCTGGTGCAGACGACCCTCGCCAAGGTGTACGGGCGCTGGCGCCGGGTGCCGCGCGAGGAGATGGACCTGTACGTGCGGCGGGCGCTCGTCAACAACAACCTCAGCCGCCTCCGCCGCAAACGCGTGGTCCACCTGCTGACCCCGGTCCTCCCGGAGCCGCTGCGGCACGCGGTCGCGGGCCACGCGGAGGCGGTCGAGCAGCGCACCGCGCTCCTCGCGGCCCTCGCCGACCTGCCGCCCCGGCAGCGGGCGGTGATGGTGCTGCGCTACTGGGAGGACCTGAGCGAACCGGAGATCGCCGCCGTGCTCCACTGCTCGATCGGCACGGTCAAGACCCACGCCCGCCGCGGCCTTGCCGCCCTCCGCTCCCACCCCGGCCTGGCCCTACCCTCCACCGGAGCTCCCCGATGA